Proteins encoded in a region of the Halorussus sp. MSC15.2 genome:
- a CDS encoding ABC transporter permease subunit yields MSWLVVARKDFEDAVRSRMLWVITAVFLLFSVGAVYVRKAILGDAPGLPDATQFLTSPASLIIPLTALVVAYLAIAGERESGSIKILLGLPHTRADVVLGKLVGRTLVVTVGIFVAFAGAAITLLALFGELAVVDFLLLTLLTVLFGLTYVGIAIGASSFAATRSRAMALAVGAFFLFQVLWNLVPLGVYYLVEGGLPTGASATPAWYYLLQVLNPNNAYSQAADLVFSGAGPIVPAEALAGSSVPFYVQNWFGLVVLVGWLVVPVLLGYWRFERADLG; encoded by the coding sequence ATGAGTTGGCTGGTCGTCGCGCGCAAGGACTTCGAGGACGCGGTGCGCTCGCGGATGCTCTGGGTCATCACCGCGGTGTTCCTGCTGTTCTCCGTCGGCGCGGTCTACGTCCGGAAGGCGATTCTCGGCGACGCGCCGGGACTCCCGGACGCCACGCAGTTCCTGACCTCACCGGCGAGCCTCATCATCCCGCTCACGGCGCTGGTGGTGGCGTACCTCGCCATCGCGGGCGAGCGCGAGTCCGGAAGCATCAAGATTCTGCTCGGTCTCCCCCACACACGCGCCGACGTGGTGCTCGGCAAGTTGGTCGGCCGGACGCTGGTGGTCACTGTCGGCATCTTCGTGGCGTTCGCCGGTGCCGCCATCACGCTGCTCGCGCTGTTCGGCGAACTCGCGGTCGTGGACTTCCTGCTGTTGACGCTGCTTACCGTCCTCTTCGGACTCACGTACGTGGGCATCGCTATCGGCGCGTCGTCGTTCGCGGCGACTCGGTCGCGGGCCATGGCGCTGGCCGTCGGGGCGTTCTTCCTCTTCCAAGTGCTCTGGAACCTCGTCCCGTTGGGCGTCTACTACCTCGTCGAGGGCGGTCTGCCCACCGGAGCGAGTGCGACTCCGGCGTGGTACTATCTGCTTCAGGTACTCAACCCCAACAACGCCTACTCGCAGGCCGCCGACCTCGTCTTCTCGGGTGCCGGACCTATCGTCCCCGCGGAGGCGCTGGCCGGGTCGTCGGTGCCGTTCTACGTGCAGAACTGGTTCGGACTGGTCGTTCTGGTCGGCTGGCTGGTCGTCCCCGTACTGCTCGGCTACTGGCGGTTCGAGCGCGCGGACCTCGGATAG
- a CDS encoding ABC transporter ATP-binding protein, which translates to MPAIRTDGLTKRFGAGVVAVEDLDLVVEEGEVFGYLGPNGAGKSTTINVLLDYLRPTEGTATVLGYDAQDETQEIHERIGILPEGFDLYDRLTGRKHVEFAVDSKGSDDDPDEILDRVGLGPEAAGRKAGGYSTGMGQRLALGMALVGDPDLLILDEPSSGLDPNGARQMRELVREEASRGTTVFFSSHILGQVEAVCDRVGIMNGGRLVAEDTIEGLRESVGTSSTLELTVDRVPDDLSLDDIDAVTDLTADGNVLRIAVNDSGVKSEVINRVEAQGATVTDISTEQASLEDLFAAYTTEEVTA; encoded by the coding sequence CCGAACCGACGGACTCACGAAGCGCTTCGGCGCGGGCGTCGTTGCGGTCGAGGACCTCGACCTCGTCGTCGAGGAGGGCGAGGTGTTCGGCTACCTCGGTCCGAACGGCGCGGGCAAGTCCACGACCATCAACGTGTTGCTCGACTACCTCCGGCCGACCGAGGGCACCGCGACGGTCCTCGGCTACGACGCACAGGACGAGACCCAAGAGATTCACGAGCGAATCGGTATCCTCCCCGAGGGCTTCGACCTCTACGACCGACTCACGGGTCGGAAGCATGTCGAGTTCGCGGTGGACTCGAAAGGGAGCGACGACGACCCCGACGAGATTCTTGACCGCGTGGGTCTCGGCCCGGAGGCGGCCGGACGGAAGGCCGGTGGTTACTCGACCGGCATGGGCCAGCGCCTCGCGCTCGGGATGGCGCTGGTGGGTGACCCCGACCTCCTGATTCTGGACGAACCGTCGTCGGGTCTCGACCCCAACGGCGCGCGCCAGATGCGCGAACTCGTCCGCGAAGAGGCGAGTCGCGGGACGACCGTCTTCTTCTCCAGTCACATCCTCGGGCAGGTCGAGGCGGTGTGCGACCGCGTCGGAATCATGAACGGCGGCCGACTCGTCGCCGAGGACACCATCGAGGGACTGCGCGAGTCGGTCGGCACCAGTTCGACCCTCGAACTCACGGTGGACCGCGTGCCCGACGACCTCAGTCTCGACGACATCGACGCGGTGACCGACCTGACCGCGGATGGGAACGTCCTCCGAATCGCCGTGAACGACTCGGGCGTCAAGTCCGAAGTGATAAACCGAGTCGAGGCGCAGGGCGCGACCGTCACCGACATATCCACCGAGCAGGCGTCGCTGGAGGACCTCTTCGCCGCCTACACCACCGAGGAGGTGACGGCATGA